GTTTGAAACCTTAACATCGGAGGAGCCCTATGTCAGATGAAGGTTTTAAGCGTAAGCTCACCGCAGTTCTCAGCGCCGATGCAGTTGAGTACAGTCGGCTCATGGCAGAAGATGAAGCCGCTACTGTAAAGACTATCGCTTCCTACCGAGAAATCATGTCATCACTGATTAAACAGCACAGGGGCAGAGTCGTTGACTCTCCAGGGGACAATGTGTTGGCCGAGTTTTCCAGTGTGGTTGATGCCGTGCAGTGCGCTGTAGCCGTGCAAAATGAAATTCAGACAAAGAACGCAGATTTGCCGGATAACCGTAGAATGGAGTTTCGTATTGGCGTAAACCTCGGAGACGTTATTGATGAAGAAGACCGTCTCTATGGTGATGGCGTCAACATTGCTGCCCGGCTGGAATCACTGGCAGATCCTGGGGGTATATGCGTTTCAAAAACTGCCTTCGATCAGATTGAGACCAAGCTGCCACTGGGGTATGAATATCTGGGGGAGCAGTCAGTTAAAAATATACCTAAGCCTGTGGGTGCTTATCGGGTCTTAATGAAACCAGATGCGGCTGGCAAAGTGATTGGTGAGAATAGGTTTTTGGGTAAGTTTTCACGTAAGTCAGCCATGTCCGCCATTATAATATTGATCGCCGTTGCGGGAGCTTTGGTTAGCTGGAATATTTATCTTCAGCAATCAAAACAAATAGCGCCTGCCTCTGTGGATAAGATGGCGTTTCCGTTGCCTGACAAACCATCCATTGCCGTTTTACCTTTTGACTATTTGAGCGGTGACCCCCAACATGCTTTCTTGGCAGACAGCATCAGCGAAAATATTATGTCCAACCTTTCCAAAATTCCTAGACTTTTTGTAATTGCTCGAAATTCAACATTTACCTACAAAGGCAAGCCTATAAAGGTCCAGCAGGTGAGTGAGGAACTTGGGGTCCGTTACGTGCTGGAAGGCAGCGTTCAGAAATCAGGTGATCGCCTGCGGGTAACAGCCCAGTTGATCGATGCGATTAAAGGAAATCATTTATGGTCCGAAACGTATGATCGAGATATGAACGATATATTTCAGGTTCAAGATGCGGTTACAAAAGAAATCACCACCGCCCTGAATGTAACTCTCACACAAGGGGAGCAAGCCAGATTACTCGCAAGGGGTACAGATAACCTTGAGGCCTATATGAAGGCTATGCAGGCACGTGAAAACATATATCGCCACGATATGGAGGGCAATATTTTGGCCCGGCAGTTGGCACAAAAAGCCATTGATTTGGACCCACAGTATTCTCAAGCATATCGGCTCCTGGGTGTAACCCACATGCATGATGTATTGCAGGGCAGGAGCAAATCCCCGAAGGAGTCTATGGGCAAGGCTATCAAGCTGGTGAAAAAGGCAATCGCACTGGATAATCAAAATGGTTATACTCATGCTGTATTGGGTTTTTTGCTTATTCTGATCGGACAGTATGACAAGG
The Desulfobacterales bacterium DNA segment above includes these coding regions:
- a CDS encoding tetratricopeptide repeat protein, producing the protein MSDEGFKRKLTAVLSADAVEYSRLMAEDEAATVKTIASYREIMSSLIKQHRGRVVDSPGDNVLAEFSSVVDAVQCAVAVQNEIQTKNADLPDNRRMEFRIGVNLGDVIDEEDRLYGDGVNIAARLESLADPGGICVSKTAFDQIETKLPLGYEYLGEQSVKNIPKPVGAYRVLMKPDAAGKVIGENRFLGKFSRKSAMSAIIILIAVAGALVSWNIYLQQSKQIAPASVDKMAFPLPDKPSIAVLPFDYLSGDPQHAFLADSISENIMSNLSKIPRLFVIARNSTFTYKGKPIKVQQVSEELGVRYVLEGSVQKSGDRLRVTAQLIDAIKGNHLWSETYDRDMNDIFQVQDAVTKEITTALNVTLTQGEQARLLARGTDNLEAYMKAMQARENIYRHDMEGNILARQLAQKAIDLDPQYSQAYRLLGVTHMHDVLQGRSKSPKESMGKAIKLVKKAIALDNQNGYTHAVLGFLLILIGQYDKAVAEVELGAALFPNNADVHGWLGMVYRYVGRWEEAVHAYEQAIRLNPIPPNYYLFGIGQAYAWTGRYEEAITACEKAISEAPKSLYARVIAAMVYSMSGRDQEARAQAAEVLRINPKFSLNYWAKRLRFKNQDDNQKHISALRNAGLPE